The proteins below come from a single Vibrio natriegens NBRC 15636 = ATCC 14048 = DSM 759 genomic window:
- a CDS encoding AmpG family muropeptide MFS transporter has protein sequence MSSLPSITWLETVKSYLDKRLLWVFMLGCSSGFPWVLIGSNMSGWLKDAGLTLSAIGYFGSVFAVYAINFLWAPLVDRLKLPLLHRLLGQRRSWIFFCQSIVLVATILIADVNPAQNLAFASVLALCIATASATQDIAIDAFRIDTFPKSEASKLPQASAMAVIGWWTGYSLPGYLAFINADSIGWNGVYYGMAFIVVVLMVFTLLVGEPKTQREQLQSEAEQRHKEVVGSRIVAWFTVTVVEPFLDFFNRNGVRVAITLLLFVFLFKIGEAFLGRMSIAFYKDIGFSNEQIGYYSKLIGWGATIFFTLVGSMFNVRFGLVRGLMIGGIAMSASNLMFAWIASVGPNEHLYLATIIVDNFTTAFSTVAFVSFLTLLTGQAFSATQYALLASLGNFGRTTLASFSGELVDYLNDWSTFFILTAVMVIPSLIMLYSLRHYFDDLLEKARHKH, from the coding sequence CGGTAAAAAGTTACCTCGATAAACGTTTGTTATGGGTCTTTATGCTGGGATGCTCAAGCGGCTTCCCATGGGTATTGATCGGCTCTAACATGTCTGGCTGGCTTAAAGATGCAGGCTTAACGCTTTCTGCGATTGGTTATTTTGGTAGCGTCTTTGCCGTGTATGCGATTAACTTCCTCTGGGCTCCACTGGTAGACCGGCTAAAACTCCCACTGTTGCACCGTCTTCTTGGGCAGCGACGCAGCTGGATTTTCTTTTGTCAAAGCATCGTACTTGTCGCCACCATTCTTATTGCAGATGTAAACCCGGCACAAAATCTGGCTTTTGCGTCAGTTTTAGCCCTGTGTATTGCGACGGCATCGGCAACACAAGATATCGCCATCGACGCTTTTCGTATTGATACCTTCCCAAAATCTGAAGCCTCTAAACTGCCACAAGCGTCGGCAATGGCAGTCATCGGATGGTGGACTGGCTACTCCCTGCCTGGCTATTTAGCGTTTATTAATGCTGATAGCATCGGCTGGAATGGCGTTTATTACGGAATGGCATTTATCGTTGTTGTTTTAATGGTGTTTACACTCTTAGTCGGAGAACCTAAAACTCAACGTGAGCAGTTACAGTCTGAAGCAGAACAACGTCACAAAGAAGTGGTTGGTTCTAGAATCGTTGCGTGGTTTACAGTAACCGTCGTTGAGCCTTTCCTGGATTTCTTCAACCGAAATGGGGTGCGCGTTGCGATAACCTTATTACTCTTCGTATTCTTGTTCAAAATTGGCGAAGCCTTCTTAGGCCGGATGTCGATTGCATTCTATAAAGATATCGGCTTTAGTAATGAGCAAATTGGCTACTACTCCAAGCTAATCGGCTGGGGCGCGACAATATTCTTTACCTTAGTAGGCAGTATGTTCAATGTGAGGTTTGGCTTGGTTCGCGGCCTGATGATCGGTGGCATTGCCATGTCGGCAAGTAATCTAATGTTTGCTTGGATTGCTTCAGTCGGTCCTAATGAACACTTGTACTTAGCTACCATCATTGTCGATAACTTTACTACAGCATTCTCAACCGTGGCGTTTGTCTCTTTCTTAACGTTATTGACCGGACAAGCGTTTTCAGCAACACAATACGCATTGCTTGCGTCTTTAGGCAACTTTGGACGAACCACTCTGGCCTCATTCAGTGGTGAGCTAGTAGATTACCTTAATGACTGGAGTACCTTCTTCATTCTTACAGCGGTTATGGTGATACCAAGTTTGATCATGCTGTATTCACTACGCCACTACTTTGATGACCTGCTAGAAAAAGCACGCCATAAACACTAA
- a CDS encoding ChrR family anti-sigma-E factor — MNNHPDNKLLEAYALGSIDAVSGLVVATHLETCSKCRDYVNRVEAEQANVVSNVPCVYVPEFDDMFNAIVTAPPMRDSVIIRDSAKVSVAGKSFELPKTLSRFSDLVGSWRSYGGKVYSAQIDLGEDARVNLMYISEDVQIPQHTHKGIESTLVLHGGFSDEDGEYEEGDLMIRDASVKHSPYTKAGEDCLCLTVLTEPMIFTQGVARIFNMFGKGLYP; from the coding sequence ATGAACAATCATCCAGATAACAAATTGCTAGAAGCTTATGCTTTGGGCAGCATTGATGCGGTTTCTGGTCTTGTGGTCGCGACGCACTTAGAAACATGCTCCAAGTGCCGAGACTACGTCAATCGGGTAGAAGCAGAGCAAGCGAATGTCGTCAGTAACGTTCCTTGTGTTTACGTGCCTGAATTTGATGACATGTTTAATGCCATTGTTACGGCCCCTCCCATGCGAGACAGTGTCATTATTAGAGACTCAGCAAAAGTGTCCGTGGCAGGCAAAAGCTTTGAGTTACCCAAAACTCTGAGCCGTTTCTCTGATTTGGTCGGCTCTTGGAGAAGTTATGGCGGCAAAGTATATAGTGCTCAAATTGATTTGGGCGAAGATGCCAGAGTAAACCTCATGTATATCAGTGAAGATGTGCAGATTCCTCAACATACGCACAAAGGAATAGAGTCAACCTTGGTCTTACATGGCGGATTTAGCGATGAGGATGGTGAGTACGAAGAGGGCGACCTGATGATTCGTGATGCGTCTGTTAAGCACAGCCCGTATACGAAAGCCGGGGAAGATTGTTTGTGTCTTACTGTCTTAACTGAGCCAATGATATTTACTCAGGGTGTGGCAAGAATCTTCAATATGTTTGGTAAGGGGCTTTACCCTTAA
- a CDS encoding RNA polymerase sigma factor: MMSDSRQKLGRHEWNAYMDKVKARDQDAFAFVFQFYAPKLKQFAYKHVGNEQVAMEMVQETMATVWHKAHLYDGKKSALSTWIYTIIRNLCFDLLRKQKGKELHIHADDIWPSEYYPPDLVDHYSPEQDMLKEQVVKFLDTLPKNQRDVLQAVYLEELPHQQVAELFDIPLGTVKSRLRLAVEKLRHSMHTEQL, encoded by the coding sequence ATGATGAGTGATAGCCGACAAAAACTGGGACGGCATGAATGGAACGCGTATATGGACAAAGTCAAAGCACGAGATCAAGACGCCTTTGCTTTTGTATTCCAATTTTATGCTCCCAAATTAAAACAGTTCGCTTATAAGCACGTAGGGAACGAGCAAGTCGCAATGGAAATGGTACAAGAAACCATGGCCACGGTTTGGCACAAAGCTCACTTGTACGATGGAAAGAAGAGTGCGTTATCTACTTGGATATACACCATCATCCGCAACTTGTGCTTTGACTTATTACGAAAGCAAAAGGGCAAAGAGCTACACATTCATGCGGATGACATCTGGCCTTCAGAATATTATCCACCAGATCTCGTCGATCACTACTCTCCCGAGCAAGACATGCTGAAAGAGCAGGTGGTGAAATTTTTAGATACATTGCCGAAAAATCAAAGAGACGTGTTGCAAGCGGTATATCTTGAAGAGTTGCCGCATCAGCAAGTGGCAGAACTGTTTGATATCCCACTTGGCACCGTTAAATCTCGTCTAAGACTTGCGGTAGAGAAATTAAGACATTCAATGCATACGGAGCAACTATGA
- a CDS encoding DUF4397 domain-containing protein — translation MKLTSKAFLVLMGSLGLAACGSDSDTIEFSNVQAVHASADAPLANVWINDKATLTGVDYGVGSGYMMVREGSNAVQVDVQLPGSEVATVVPRTLLDLDSDLKYTVFVVGDADGNPNPVEPLIVTRHAESMADESSLDVQVVHAASGVPAVDVYVTDPGADLSTVMPLTNLAYKAATDTLNIQAGDYQVRLAVGDDVVFDSGTLSLAGNANLTIAAIKTGDSSSSSPVKLLVLDGSGSSIIQDMGSQAEVRVGHVVDGAPAVDVNVNDAPFAPLADLAFKEIRGYLDLDPQSYDIDVFVDGTTTDPIFSIDDLSVEAGMDYSFYAVGVVSPSVAVEPLIVEDMRRAVATSATLNITHAAANPVAENVDIYLTTSAGIDGSDPTVSDFTYKESLKGLYVEEGTYFVTVTAAGEPNTVAIDSAPVDLMNGVVYQVVAIDDGNSGGFNLLVNDITD, via the coding sequence ATGAAACTAACAAGTAAAGCGTTTCTGGTTTTAATGGGATCTCTGGGATTGGCTGCGTGTGGTTCAGACAGCGATACAATAGAGTTCTCCAATGTTCAGGCAGTGCATGCATCAGCAGATGCACCACTGGCGAATGTATGGATTAACGACAAAGCTACGCTAACTGGCGTCGATTATGGTGTTGGATCAGGGTACATGATGGTTCGTGAGGGCAGTAACGCAGTTCAGGTCGATGTGCAGTTGCCAGGCAGTGAGGTGGCAACAGTAGTGCCAAGAACGTTGCTCGATCTCGATTCAGACCTCAAGTACACCGTGTTTGTGGTCGGTGATGCCGACGGTAACCCAAATCCTGTCGAGCCACTAATCGTGACACGCCACGCGGAGTCGATGGCGGATGAAAGCTCTCTGGATGTACAAGTTGTGCACGCTGCTTCAGGCGTTCCAGCTGTGGATGTGTACGTGACAGATCCAGGGGCTGATTTATCGACAGTCATGCCTTTAACTAATCTTGCTTATAAAGCGGCGACAGACACGCTTAATATCCAGGCTGGTGATTATCAAGTCAGATTGGCGGTTGGGGATGATGTCGTGTTTGATTCTGGAACGCTTTCATTGGCGGGAAATGCTAACTTAACTATCGCTGCCATTAAAACCGGCGACTCCAGCAGCTCTTCTCCCGTTAAGTTGTTGGTTTTAGATGGTTCGGGATCTTCTATAATTCAGGATATGGGCAGCCAAGCTGAAGTTCGGGTTGGGCATGTCGTGGATGGTGCACCAGCTGTAGACGTGAATGTAAATGATGCTCCATTCGCTCCACTTGCTGATTTAGCCTTCAAAGAAATTCGTGGCTATTTGGATCTTGATCCTCAGTCTTATGACATCGATGTTTTCGTTGATGGTACCACCACAGACCCCATTTTCAGTATTGACGATTTATCTGTGGAAGCAGGGATGGATTACAGTTTCTACGCTGTTGGCGTCGTGAGCCCTTCGGTCGCTGTTGAACCTTTGATTGTCGAGGACATGAGAAGAGCAGTGGCCACCAGTGCGACATTGAATATCACTCATGCAGCGGCAAATCCGGTTGCTGAGAACGTGGATATTTACCTCACTACCAGCGCTGGTATAGACGGTAGTGATCCAACCGTTTCTGATTTTACGTACAAAGAGAGTCTGAAAGGACTTTACGTTGAGGAAGGAACCTACTTTGTCACTGTCACTGCAGCAGGCGAGCCTAATACTGTTGCAATAGATTCTGCTCCTGTGGATTTGATGAACGGTGTGGTCTATCAAGTCGTAGCGATAGACGATGGCAATAGTGGTGGTTTCAATCTGTTAGTTAATGACATCACAGACTAG
- a CDS encoding LON peptidase substrate-binding domain-containing protein gives MNEVMLFPLTSVVLPEGKMNLRIFEPRYIRMVKECSSKNMGFGVCLVGNDGDPKEVGNVSSIGSLVRIVDFETLSDGLLGITVVGEKRFKVLRVRADSDGLRHAEVEWMDNWAVPKGLYSFDYLSQQLAYVYEEFPQLGSLYEHRFYDDPSWVTQRWLELLPLECHLFDRLAGAEDCLPALHFLHQALEAPKNKEARL, from the coding sequence ATGAACGAAGTTATGTTATTTCCACTTACTTCAGTTGTACTCCCTGAAGGAAAAATGAATCTGCGTATTTTTGAGCCTCGTTACATACGTATGGTGAAAGAGTGCAGTTCGAAAAATATGGGTTTTGGCGTCTGTCTGGTAGGTAACGACGGCGATCCGAAAGAAGTTGGAAACGTTTCTTCGATAGGTTCGTTAGTACGGATTGTTGATTTTGAAACATTAAGTGATGGGCTTCTTGGAATCACAGTGGTTGGTGAAAAACGCTTTAAGGTACTGCGCGTTAGAGCAGACTCCGATGGTTTAAGGCATGCCGAGGTTGAGTGGATGGACAACTGGGCTGTTCCGAAAGGGCTGTACAGCTTTGATTACTTAAGTCAACAGCTGGCTTACGTTTATGAGGAGTTCCCTCAACTTGGGTCACTTTATGAGCACCGCTTTTATGACGACCCATCTTGGGTCACACAGCGTTGGCTTGAGCTACTGCCGTTGGAATGTCACCTGTTCGATAGGTTGGCAGGAGCAGAGGATTGTCTTCCAGCTTTGCATTTTCTACACCAAGCACTTGAAGCCCCTAAAAACAAAGAGGCACGGTTATGA
- a CDS encoding outer membrane protein OmpK, whose amino-acid sequence MRKSLLALGLLAATSAPVMAADYSDGDIHKNDYKWMQFNLMGAFNEKGYAESSHDYLEMEFGGRSGIFDLYGYVDVFNLASDPGSDKAGGEKIFMKFAPRMSLDALTGKDLSFGPVQELYVASLIEWGGNSDVNSQKIGLGSDVMVPWFGKVGLNLYGTYAGNEKDWNGFQVSTNWFKPFFFFENGSFISYQGYIDYQFGMDDDEGNKFNTTASNGGAMFNGIYWHSDRFAVGYGLKLYKDVYGFKDGEALPWGHKPESSGAGHYVAVTYKF is encoded by the coding sequence ATGCGTAAATCACTTTTAGCTCTTGGCCTTCTAGCGGCTACTTCGGCTCCAGTTATGGCAGCTGATTACTCTGACGGCGATATCCACAAAAACGATTACAAGTGGATGCAGTTCAACCTGATGGGTGCATTTAACGAGAAAGGTTATGCTGAATCTTCTCACGATTACCTAGAGATGGAATTCGGTGGTCGCTCTGGTATTTTCGATCTTTACGGTTACGTTGACGTATTCAACCTAGCTTCTGATCCAGGCAGCGACAAAGCTGGCGGCGAGAAAATCTTCATGAAGTTCGCTCCACGTATGTCTCTGGACGCACTAACTGGTAAAGATCTTTCTTTCGGTCCTGTTCAAGAGCTATACGTTGCATCTCTAATTGAATGGGGCGGTAACTCTGACGTTAACTCTCAAAAAATCGGTCTAGGTTCTGACGTTATGGTTCCATGGTTTGGCAAAGTAGGCCTAAACCTATACGGTACTTACGCTGGTAATGAGAAAGACTGGAACGGTTTCCAAGTTTCTACTAACTGGTTCAAACCATTCTTCTTCTTCGAGAACGGTTCATTCATCTCTTACCAAGGTTACATCGATTACCAATTTGGTATGGATGACGACGAAGGTAACAAGTTCAACACTACAGCGTCTAATGGCGGTGCAATGTTCAACGGTATCTACTGGCACTCAGACCGTTTTGCGGTTGGTTACGGTCTAAAACTATACAAAGACGTATACGGCTTCAAAGACGGCGAAGCTCTACCGTGGGGCCACAAACCAGAATCATCTGGTGCAGGTCACTACGTAGCGGTAACTTACAAGTTCTAA
- the panE gene encoding 2-dehydropantoate 2-reductase, which translates to MNIVILGPGAIGSLWAIKLKQAGHHVSLWSRSSETQLSLQLDDSVGDTFLNNHLLSVKSADLIVVTVKAWQVEEAISPLLGHIHPDTIVMLMHNGMGTAQRVSESLKNNPIVLATTTHGAYKPCEQKVLHTGHGNTQLGGFNNLGEQCQFLQEVMHHALPEVGWNPNINAALWTKLAINCAINPLTAIHQCKNGALAQQEFQDTLRNITRELVEVMNKEGLDTEFDNLFGVIMQVVNATAENYSSMRQDVYHQRRTEIDFITGYLLQTAEKHHIETPENLSLYQRIKQIEKSWTEQ; encoded by the coding sequence GTGAATATTGTCATCTTAGGCCCTGGAGCTATCGGCTCACTCTGGGCAATAAAATTAAAGCAAGCAGGACATCATGTGTCTCTTTGGAGCAGAAGTTCAGAAACTCAGCTTTCGTTGCAACTTGATGACTCAGTCGGTGACACTTTCCTAAATAATCACCTTCTTTCTGTAAAAAGTGCTGACTTGATTGTGGTGACCGTCAAGGCGTGGCAAGTCGAAGAAGCCATTTCGCCTTTGCTTGGGCATATCCACCCCGACACAATCGTGATGCTGATGCATAACGGCATGGGAACCGCACAACGCGTTTCTGAATCGCTTAAAAACAACCCTATCGTTTTAGCGACCACGACTCACGGAGCCTATAAACCTTGCGAACAAAAAGTGCTGCATACAGGCCATGGCAACACACAGTTAGGCGGCTTCAATAATTTGGGCGAACAGTGTCAGTTTTTACAGGAAGTAATGCATCACGCCCTACCTGAAGTGGGATGGAACCCAAATATCAATGCAGCATTGTGGACTAAACTCGCTATCAACTGTGCAATTAATCCATTAACCGCTATCCATCAATGCAAAAATGGCGCGCTTGCACAGCAGGAGTTTCAGGATACGCTGAGAAACATTACGCGCGAATTGGTTGAGGTAATGAATAAAGAAGGGCTCGATACTGAGTTCGACAATTTGTTCGGGGTTATCATGCAAGTCGTCAATGCTACCGCGGAGAATTACTCTTCGATGAGACAGGATGTTTACCACCAGCGACGCACCGAAATCGACTTTATTACTGGTTATTTATTGCAAACTGCAGAGAAACACCACATCGAGACGCCTGAGAACCTCAGTCTTTACCAACGCATTAAACAGATAGAAAAAAGCTGGACAGAACAATGA
- a CDS encoding DJ-1 family glyoxalase III: protein MSVKILVPIAPGTEEMEAVTIIDMMVRAGYDVTVASAAFDGALTMKASRGVTLTADCKLVDIADDEFDVIALPGGVGGSEVFRDSTVMIEILKQHIYEGKLVAAICAAPALVLQHHDLFPNALMTCHPSFQSHIPEANWRSKRVTIDINHNLITSQGPGTALEFAMEVIIKLSGKKHAWTIAEPMVTIPTLHYHKIGEE, encoded by the coding sequence ATGAGTGTAAAAATCTTAGTACCTATCGCTCCAGGTACCGAAGAAATGGAAGCCGTGACCATTATCGATATGATGGTTCGAGCTGGATATGACGTGACGGTAGCCAGTGCAGCATTCGATGGAGCTTTAACGATGAAAGCTTCTCGTGGCGTCACGCTAACCGCAGATTGCAAACTGGTCGATATCGCCGATGACGAGTTTGATGTCATTGCACTGCCGGGTGGTGTCGGTGGTTCGGAAGTGTTTCGCGACAGCACAGTCATGATAGAAATCCTCAAACAACATATTTATGAAGGAAAATTGGTTGCGGCTATCTGTGCAGCTCCAGCGTTGGTGCTACAACATCATGATCTTTTCCCTAACGCCCTAATGACCTGTCACCCAAGTTTCCAGTCACACATTCCTGAAGCGAACTGGCGTAGCAAACGCGTGACTATCGATATTAACCATAATCTGATCACCAGCCAGGGGCCGGGAACAGCGTTAGAATTTGCGATGGAAGTGATCATCAAACTCTCTGGCAAAAAACATGCGTGGACTATCGCCGAACCTATGGTGACCATTCCGACTTTGCACTATCACAAAATTGGTGAAGAGTAA
- the csdA gene encoding cysteine desulfurase CsdA, which yields MFDVNAVRKQFPALNQSINDTPLVYLDSAATTQKPQCVIDVISHYYSAQNANVHRGSHSLTANATSQFEAARETVTRFIGAACSKEIIWTRGATEALNLIAQTYARSNLQAGDEILISEMEHHANIVPWQIVAEQTGAKVVKVPMTSNCQFDLEAFKSLLSERCKIVACAQITNVTGSRQPIEEITTLAHQFGAVVVVDGAQGIVHEPLNLAELDIDFYVFSGHKLYAPAGIGVLYGKLALLEAMPPWHGGGKMVEKVSFEKTTFSALPGKFEAGTPNVAGAIALAKAIDWYQGFDHQEVEAHLHTLQNKAYQALRQLDDIHILGYQPNASVLTFVMDGVHHQDIATLLDQQGIAVRAGHHCAHPLMDALKVKGTVRVSFGIYNTLEDVDRLIAAVEKAVDML from the coding sequence ATGTTTGACGTCAATGCGGTTCGTAAGCAGTTTCCCGCTTTAAATCAGTCAATTAATGACACGCCTTTGGTCTACCTTGATAGTGCTGCTACCACACAAAAGCCTCAATGTGTGATTGACGTTATCAGTCATTATTACAGTGCTCAAAATGCTAACGTGCATCGTGGCAGTCACAGCTTAACCGCCAATGCCACCAGCCAGTTCGAAGCGGCTCGTGAAACCGTCACCCGTTTTATCGGCGCGGCCTGCTCGAAAGAAATCATCTGGACACGTGGAGCGACAGAAGCGCTCAATTTGATCGCTCAGACCTATGCTCGTAGCAACTTACAAGCAGGCGATGAGATATTGATCAGCGAGATGGAGCATCACGCCAACATCGTGCCATGGCAAATTGTTGCTGAGCAGACCGGAGCAAAAGTCGTAAAAGTGCCAATGACTTCCAACTGTCAGTTTGATTTGGAAGCATTTAAGTCGCTGTTGTCTGAACGCTGTAAGATTGTGGCGTGTGCACAAATCACTAACGTCACCGGTTCACGTCAGCCTATCGAAGAAATTACCACCCTGGCACATCAGTTTGGTGCCGTTGTCGTGGTGGATGGCGCACAAGGTATCGTACATGAGCCGCTAAACCTTGCTGAGCTGGATATCGATTTTTACGTATTCTCAGGACATAAGCTCTATGCCCCAGCAGGGATTGGCGTGCTTTATGGCAAGTTAGCCTTACTGGAAGCGATGCCGCCATGGCATGGTGGCGGAAAAATGGTTGAGAAAGTATCGTTTGAAAAAACCACCTTTTCTGCGTTACCCGGAAAATTCGAAGCAGGCACGCCGAATGTGGCTGGGGCTATCGCACTCGCAAAAGCCATTGATTGGTATCAGGGTTTTGATCATCAAGAAGTGGAAGCGCACCTGCACACTTTACAAAACAAAGCCTATCAAGCGCTTAGGCAGCTGGACGATATTCACATTCTTGGTTACCAGCCTAATGCATCGGTACTGACATTTGTCATGGATGGTGTTCATCACCAAGACATCGCGACACTACTCGACCAGCAAGGTATTGCAGTACGCGCCGGACACCATTGTGCCCATCCCTTAATGGATGCACTGAAGGTTAAAGGAACAGTACGTGTCTCGTTTGGAATTTATAACACCTTAGAAGACGTTGACAGGCTGATCGCCGCAGTAGAAAAAGCCGTCGATATGCTCTAA
- a CDS encoding sensor domain-containing diguanylate cyclase, whose product MRFSLEHAQDVLSGMPDPTFILSEDGLYIDVFGGIDRNAYHDGSSLIGETLHSVLEKEQADWFIKQINRCLTEDSIITIEYKMSADNVQGIDPTTGPNGLLYYEGKVCPLGITYQGRRVVLILTRNISNRHQVETILRHQSQIDALTNIYNRRVFFEKVSEEITKCEAQSYQAALLFFDLDFFKSINDERGHDAGDYVLETLAELVSSLLTKDETFSRVGGEEFAIILPDVSLSSATEIGEEIRSNIEKNQFEFEDVQIPVTVSVGVVNIIGYESTKRLYARADKALYAAKRNGRNCVITTESES is encoded by the coding sequence ATGCGATTCTCCTTGGAACATGCGCAAGACGTGTTATCCGGAATGCCAGACCCCACTTTTATACTGAGTGAAGATGGTCTCTATATTGATGTTTTTGGTGGTATAGATAGAAACGCCTATCACGATGGCAGTAGTTTGATTGGTGAAACGCTGCATAGTGTGCTTGAAAAAGAACAAGCAGACTGGTTTATTAAGCAGATTAATCGCTGTCTGACGGAAGACAGTATTATCACCATAGAATACAAGATGTCCGCCGACAACGTTCAGGGCATTGATCCCACCACAGGGCCAAACGGATTACTCTATTATGAGGGGAAAGTATGTCCTCTTGGTATAACGTACCAAGGTCGCAGAGTCGTTCTTATCCTGACCCGCAATATTTCTAACCGTCATCAAGTTGAAACTATTCTGCGTCACCAAAGCCAAATCGACGCTTTAACAAACATCTATAATCGCCGTGTTTTCTTCGAAAAAGTGTCCGAAGAAATCACTAAGTGCGAAGCTCAAAGTTATCAAGCCGCCTTACTGTTTTTTGATCTCGATTTCTTCAAATCTATTAATGATGAGCGAGGTCACGATGCCGGTGACTACGTCTTAGAAACGTTGGCTGAGTTAGTTTCTAGTCTTTTAACAAAAGATGAAACCTTCTCGAGAGTGGGAGGGGAAGAGTTTGCGATTATCCTGCCTGATGTTTCATTGTCTTCGGCAACAGAGATCGGCGAGGAAATTCGTTCAAATATTGAAAAAAATCAGTTTGAGTTTGAAGACGTTCAAATCCCTGTGACAGTCAGTGTTGGCGTGGTGAATATCATCGGTTATGAATCGACAAAGCGATTGTATGCAAGGGCAGACAAAGCACTCTATGCGGCAAAACGTAATGGTCGAAACTGTGTGATAACGACAGAGAGCGAATCGTAG
- the csdE gene encoding cysteine desulfurase sulfur acceptor subunit CsdE, whose amino-acid sequence MTDFPVSPFGSEITSDDIVATMQQFKGWEDRYRQVIQWGKKLPQMPEALKSEQVTVSGCESLVWLVSQEQGGVWHFCADSDARIVRGLIALVMAAFDGKTAEQIQAFDIDAYFEQLGLIAHLSPSRGNGLKAIVEQIKQTAK is encoded by the coding sequence ATGACTGATTTCCCAGTTTCACCATTTGGTTCTGAGATAACAAGTGACGATATTGTCGCGACGATGCAGCAGTTTAAAGGCTGGGAAGATCGCTACCGCCAAGTTATCCAGTGGGGAAAGAAATTACCTCAAATGCCCGAAGCGCTGAAATCAGAACAAGTCACGGTGTCAGGCTGTGAAAGCTTAGTTTGGTTGGTTAGTCAGGAGCAGGGTGGTGTTTGGCATTTCTGTGCGGATTCTGATGCGCGTATTGTCCGTGGCTTGATCGCCCTGGTAATGGCCGCGTTTGACGGAAAAACCGCTGAGCAGATCCAAGCGTTCGACATTGATGCGTATTTTGAGCAGCTCGGTTTGATTGCACACTTAAGTCCATCTCGTGGGAACGGCCTGAAAGCGATTGTTGAACAGATCAAACAAACCGCTAAATAA
- the tcdA gene encoding tRNA cyclic N6-threonylcarbamoyladenosine(37) synthase TcdA, protein MRELDTPASDNYNQRFGGTRRLYGNSEVEILRAAHVCVIGIGGVGSWAVEALARTGIGELTLIDMDDVCVTNINRQIHAMSGTVGQSKIEVMAERVKLINPECKVNLIDDFITPDNQHEYLSKEFDYVLDAIDSVKAKASLLAYCRSNKIKVITTGGAGGQVDPTQIMVADLTKTIQDPLAKKIKDTLRRHHNFPKNPARKFGIDCVFSTEQLKYPQADGSVCGVKSTAEGPKRMDCASGFGAATVVTATFGFVAVSRIVEKLIQKYKK, encoded by the coding sequence ATGCGCGAACTCGATACTCCGGCATCTGACAACTACAATCAACGTTTTGGCGGCACTCGTCGTCTTTATGGTAACAGCGAAGTCGAAATTCTTCGTGCTGCGCATGTGTGTGTGATTGGTATCGGTGGCGTTGGTTCCTGGGCGGTCGAAGCGCTGGCGAGAACTGGAATTGGCGAGCTGACGCTGATTGATATGGATGATGTGTGTGTAACGAACATTAACCGTCAAATCCATGCTATGTCTGGAACGGTTGGCCAAAGCAAAATTGAAGTGATGGCCGAGCGCGTTAAGTTGATTAACCCAGAATGTAAGGTGAATCTGATTGATGATTTCATCACTCCAGACAACCAGCATGAATACTTGAGCAAAGAGTTCGATTACGTGTTGGACGCGATCGACAGTGTGAAAGCAAAAGCGTCTCTATTGGCTTACTGCCGTAGTAACAAGATTAAAGTGATCACGACGGGTGGCGCTGGTGGTCAGGTCGACCCAACACAAATTATGGTGGCGGATCTGACCAAGACGATTCAGGATCCACTGGCCAAAAAAATTAAAGACACTTTACGTCGTCATCATAACTTTCCGAAGAATCCTGCGCGTAAATTTGGCATTGACTGCGTGTTCTCTACCGAGCAGCTAAAATACCCACAAGCGGACGGTTCGGTATGTGGTGTGAAGTCTACGGCAGAAGGACCTAAGCGAATGGACTGCGCAAGCGGATTTGGCGCGGCAACCGTTGTGACAGCAACGTTTGGCTTTGTTGCGGTTTCACGCATAGTAGAAAAGCTGATTCAAAAGTATAAGAAGTAA